The nucleotide sequence AAGGCCAAAACCGCGGACGCGAACTCGACGACTTCCCCACCGGCCCCTGCAGCGGAggcatcttcaccacccaccacttCCCCGCCTGCTGGGACGGCAAAAACCTCGACTCGCCTGACCACCAGTCCCACATGTACAACACCGTTACCCGGGACGGGTTCCTCAACGCGGGGCCGTGCCCTTCTTCGCATCCGATCCGGATGCCGCAGGTTGCGTTTGAGACGGTGTGGGACACTACAAAGTTTAATAGCATGTGGCCGTCGGGAGGGAAGAACCCGTTTGTGTGGAGCTTTGAGGGGACGGGGGGTGGGACGCATGCGGATTATATGtttgggtggaagggggataGTCTGCAGAGGGCGATGGACAAGAGTGAGTGTTTTTATGATGGCTGTGGGAGTATTCAGAAGCAGCAGATGGCGGTGGCGAATAGGTGTGCCATTaaggagacggtggtggaaCAGACAGATGGGTGTAAGTTTTCCCTGGAGTGaatgagagagagaaaagtgCTGACGTTGTGGCAGGGATGGTGAAGCTGCCTGGTCGTTGAGGAAGTGAGAGGGGCTGATGAGCGGGATGGATATTCGACTGACGAGGCTACTGCCTGATGTGTGTGACCTCTGCGTCACGGTTTGATGTTTGATTTGTTAGGTTATACCGAGACTGTCGTTTTTGAAACGCATCATTTCATATCTGGAACCTTCAGCCCACTTTGATCCTCGTGAGTCCTCGACGAAGGTGATAAAATTAATCACAACACTCAAGAGACGCACCAGC is from Podospora pseudopauciseta strain CBS 411.78 chromosome 5 map unlocalized CBS411.78m_5.2, whole genome shotgun sequence and encodes:
- a CDS encoding uncharacterized protein (EggNog:ENOG503PAXS; COG:S); the protein is MKPLAATLVGLIAPVQAGLRFPCSTLTIQRLDPVVEPGNIPSAHVHHIVGGNAFNATMEGDVGERATCTTCQMSEDFSNYWTAHLYFKHPTNGSYHRVPVLPVQPLLGGSQGAQGGLTVYYTQFDLTRDNLGKQKITSFPPGFRMTVGTPTEPGKPRVGLRYQCLQGQNRGRELDDFPTGPCSGGIFTTHHFPACWDGKNLDSPDHQSHMYNTVTRDGFLNAGPCPSSHPIRMPQVAFETVWDTTKFNSMWPSGGKNPFVWSFEGTGGGTHADYMFGWKGDSLQRAMDKSECFYDGCGSIQKQQMAVANRCAIKETVVEQTDGWMVKLPGR